From the genome of Prionailurus bengalensis isolate Pbe53 chromosome D1, Fcat_Pben_1.1_paternal_pri, whole genome shotgun sequence:
tttatttttgagagagacagagtgcgagcaggggagtggcagagagacagggagacacagaatccaaagcaggttccaggctctgagctgtcagcacagagcctgatgcagggcttgaacccacaaaccacaagatcatgacctaagccaaagtaggacactaaAACGACTGAGACACAAAGGTGCCCCGatttttaagattcttaaaagcaaaagaaataagacacaaaagAGTGTGATTAGatttagacacacacaaaataggCAAGCATGGTCCATACTATTAGAAATCAGGACagtgaggggcgtctgggtagctcagttggtaaagcgtgcaactattgatcttggggttgtaagtttgaaaaaaaaattttttttaatgtttatttttgaaagagtgaaagagagagacagatgtgagcaggggaggagctgagagagagaaggagacacagaagctgaagcaggctccaggctctgagctgtcagcacagagccacccgacgtggagctggaacccaggaaccatgagagcatgacctgagtcaaagtcggatgctaaatcaactgagccacccaaggcacccctaaGTGGCTATAATTTTAAACctcacattaggtgtagagattacttagaaaaaaatctttaggggcacctgggtggctcagttggttaagcatccaactcttgattttggctcaggtcataatctcacagttatgagatcaagccccatgtcaggttctgcactgggcatggagcctgcttgagattctctctctccttctccctctgcccctcccccatttgcactctcatgctcgctctctaaaacatatatgtgtgtgtgtgtgtgtgtgtgtgtgtgtatatatttcaagaaaaaaaaaatacaggaagagaGCAAACACTGGGCACTTGAGTAAATGCTACACTTTCGTGGCCCCTGCTCCCTCCACTTACCTTGCCCAAAAGCTCTTCAAACTCTGGGGACCATTCCTGCATTAGCGTGTCAATATCAGGCATGGGCCTACAAACACAGAGGTAAATATGAACAGGAAACGAGGACAGGTAAACGGGTAACATCAGCAACCTCTGGGTCATGAGATTCTAGGATGAAGGAAGGTGGTCAGTCAGCCACATGAGGATTTCAGGCTGGCCGCATCCACAGAACCTCAGGTTGATCTGGTATGTCCTCAGCCTGTGGGCCCTCTTCTCAGAAGCAATGGATCCGTAAGTGGGGAAGGTCACCAGGGGTTCCTCTGGTGAAGAGTGTGTATTTCTTACCTGGTATAGTGCACAGTCGCAGGGGGCTTAGAACGGTGTAATTCTGAGATGCTCTCAATCCATGTGTCAATGGCTTTGGGATTCTTCTCTGCATCTTCTAGGCTCTTTACTTTCATATGTTGCTAGAAAAATAAGGGGAAACCCTGGCTGATGACATTAAATAGCTCTCTTATTTTAACAGGATGGATCATCATACGCTGTTGTTTCTTAAATAGCAGACAGCCGATGAATAGGGTAGCCTAACAGCAGCCAAGTGAAGATTAGAGGAAAACCTGATAAAATTTTCTGGAGCcatgggaagggggtgggtgaATAGGACAAGACTGACCACACTGAGATGGCATTTCATAccactaggatggctacaattcctttttttaagtttgtttgtttgtgtgtttatttagagTGAgcgtgcatgtgggggaggggcagatagagggagagagaatcccaagcaggccccacactgtcagcatggagctggatgcaggactcaaacccatgaactgtgagactatgacctgagccagagttggatgcgtaagaaactgaaccatccaggcgcccctaggatggctagaattaaaaagacagacaatcACAAGTGtgagtgaggatgtggagcaactggaactctcattcCTTACTGGTAGAATAGTAAAATGGTTCAGctactttgtgttttgtttttttgtttttgtttttttaagtttatctttgagagagagagagcacaagcaggagagggacagagagagaaaatgggagacaaagaatctgaagcagcctccaggctctaagccgtcaacacagagcctgatgtggggcttgaactcacgaatcgcgacatcatgacttgagccaaaatcagacacttaactgactgagccacccaggcaccccaaaggtgtgtttttaaatgagataGCAGTGATGTTTATACatctctgtgaatacactaaaactCACTGACCTGTACAATCTGAAAGGGAGAGTTTCATGGTAAGTAAATTATATCgcaataaaactttttaaaactaggGCTGGCCTGAAACCAAGCTACCCCTTTTGATAGTAAGTCAACTGCACAGATACCAGTGGGGCCTCTGGCCATCTCCAGCTGGGGCCTGGACTGGACTAGTATCTTACTGTGACGTTGTGCTGTTTGGAATTCTCAGTCAACCAGAGAGAGAGCACTGTGGGGTCTGACTGCTTTGTAGAAGGCTCATCCAATACCAACAGGCCAAGGTTGTCCGGCTTTCCATCAGGACGTGGGACCTGgttaagagaaaggaagaaagaggaaaaaatggggTTGGGCATACATAAAAAGGCCATATCTGTTGTTTCCAATCAGCTGAAGAGGAAGAACTCTTCCGGTTCATCATTATTACTAGTATTAAAAAGCATGCTTGCATACCATGCTGTACTAAAATACCATCTACTACAAAACACATTATCTATAGTATCTTAAATATAAAGCGGATAATTAGccaaataaatgacaaatttttaacatataatgGTAGAATAAAGTTATTACCTAATACAATGAATAGAATTTGGAGAGCAAGATTAAGAACGCCAATGAAATGAAGAATGTATATGAAGGTAGCCAGTGCTAGCCAAGGAAATTAGTGGAATTGTTAAGAGTAAGAGAGGGGTCAGAAGAAACACCTAAGGAGTCATTTTTAGGATGTTTCGACTGTACCTTTAAGAATGCGTCAATATCCCCAACAGCGGggataaaatcaggaatgaaaggtTTCAGTTTGTGGTCCAGGTCGATCATCTGAGGGGTGTACCTAGGAGACATTGCCAAGGTTAGGTGGAGAAAGTCAGAGAAACGAACTTTACTGTTCAGGTTAAAAAATCTAAGGAGAATGGCCCCATTTCAGACTGGAGGTAGGAAACGGCTGGGGAGGTCATGGGGGAAGGGCCTGGTGCTCACCTGCTGATATATTGGAAGAGTTCCTTAATCTCAGCCGAAACTGGCAAATGTTCATAATCTGTAGGATCATAGGCCctgtgaaaaggaaaatatggttCGAGGTGGCCAGAGAAGAGCAGATGTGGCTGAGCCCTGGTTCAGCCCCCTCCTCACTGACCACAGACTCCCTGACTCTGAACCTTGTTTCTGCCCTGCCCACAATTGCCCTTCCTGGGTGGTTCACAAGGCAACTTTAGAATGGATCATAATTAGCTTGGTTATCTCTgccaatgaagaagaaaagagtcgcagaaaatggaaaacaattgctaaacattttagaatgaagcatacattttgtttcccttttttgaaTGAAAGGGATGGAGAGAAAATATGGTATGagattgcaatttttaaaaattcaagtataacTGACAACATGAGATTTCAATTTCTGACATGAAAATAATCTGTCccaagaaaaacaagaatttttACAAAGATGCTTTTAacagtgggcacctgggtggctcagtcagttaatcttCTGAcccctgatctcagctcaggtcttgatctcaatatgagttcaagcccagcctTGGATTCCacgctgggcctggagcctatcttaatttaaaaaaaaaaaatgcttttaacagtgtttatttaataattttttccatgtttgtttttgagagaaagagagagagagtgagcacgagagGGGCTgtgacagggggacagaggatccgaagcaggctctgcactttcagtacagagcccaatgtggggctcgaattcacaaaccatgagatcatgactcgagccgaaggcagacacttaaccgactgagccacccaggtgccccttaacggTGTTATTTAGACAggtaaaaaattagaaacaaaataccCAATACTTGAGAGATGGTTAGACATGTCAATTTGAATGTTtagtagttattattatttttaatttttaagtaagctctacacccaatgcggggcctgaactcacaacccagagattgagttgcatgctctactgactgagccagccaggtgcccccaaatattgTATAGTTATTAAATACAGAATATAGGAAATGtatacagtaaaaaacaaaaacaaaaaccaaaaccagtagaacacattaattataattaagtaaaatgtaataaacattGGCAAAGTATATAGGTGACTTGGAAAGTTATTAACAAAGGTCTGAGGAGGGTAGCTtagcaaaaaacagaaataaatcattattgttttaatgttcacttatttactttgagaaggagagagagaaccccaagcaggctccacgctgacagcacgtgctgatgcggggctccatctcacgaaccatgagatcacgacctgagccaaaatcaagacttgggtgctcagccgactaagccacccaggtgcccaaaactAAATATATTATTGACTTGAAGTTTCCATTTCCCCAGATTCTGTAATTTATGAAAGCAGGATATGATCATGAAGTAAGCTGGGAAACATGAAAAGTCAGTCTGGGATTAAACTTTTGCCTCATTTGCTTAGTGTCTACCTGTGGGTGGATAGTCCACAGGTAACTTTTTATTAAACTGCTTGATTTAATAAGTGATACATACAGATGATATAAAAGGAAAGGCATAAAATGTACAAAGTGAAAAGTTATGGCTCACTTCCACCCTTGTCCCCTTGCCACCATGTTCCCCTCCCCAAAGTAATCACTAGGATTAGTTTCTAGGGTTTCCTAGAAATAGTCTACGTAATATTCGTTTTATACCCTAGTAGCACAGCGTAAACACTCTtctatacctttttaaaatttaacactgTCTCTTGGAGATTGTTCTTTATGGTGCACAGAGTGCTGCCTTATACTTTTTAATGGCCAGACAGAATTCCACTGATTGGCTACACCATCATTACTTTAACCAGTAATGGTATATGAAATGGATGGGCCTTAGAATCCACTTTGATTAAAACCTATAGGGGtggtggcacaaaaacagacacatagaccaatggaatagaatagaaaccccagaactagacccacaaactttggccaactcatctttgacaaagcaggaaagaacatccaatggaaaaaagacagtctctttaacaaatggtgctgggagaactggacagcaacatgcagaaggttgaaactagaccactttctcacaccattcacaaaaataaactcaaaatggataaaggacctgaatgtgagacaagaaaccatcaaaaccttagaggagaaagcaggaaaagacctctctgacctcagccgtagcaatctcttactcgacacatccccaaaggcaagggaattaaaagcaaaagtgaattactgggaccttatgaagataaaaagcttctgcacagcaaaggaaacaaccaacaaaactaaaaggcaaccaacggaatgggaaaagatattcgcaaatgacatatcggacaaagggctagtatccaaccaaaatctataaagagctcaccaaactccacacccgaaaaacaaataacccagtgaagaaatgggcagaaaacatgaatagacacttctctaaagaagacatccggatggccaacaggcacatgaaaagatgttcagcgtcgctccttatcagggaaatacaaatcaaaaccacactcaggtatcacctcacgccagtcagagtggccaaaatgaacaaatcaggagactatagatgctggagaggatgtggagaaacgggaaccctcttgcactgttggtgggaatgcaaattggtgcagccgctctggaaagcagtgtggaggttcctcagaaaattaaaaatagacctaccctatgaccctgcaatagcactgctaggaatttatccaagggatacaggagtactgatgcataggggcacttgtaccccaatgttcatagcagcactctcaacaatagccaaattatggaaagagcctaaatgtccatcaactgatgaatggataaagaaattgtggtttatatacacaatggagtactacgtggcaatgagaaaaaatgaaatatggccttttgtagcaacatggatggaactggagagtgtgatgctaagtgaaataagccatacagagaaagacagataccatatggtttcactcttatgcggatcctgagaaacttaacaggaacccatgggggaggggaaggaaaaaaaaaaaaaaaaagaggttagagtgggagacagccaaagcataagagacttaaaaactgagaacaaactgagggttgatggggggtgggagggagggaagggtgggtgatgggtattgaggagggcaccttttgggatgagcactgggtgttgtatggaaaccaatttgacaataaatttcatatataaaaaaattaaaaaaaaaacaaaacctataggGGTGGGTCATGAATAATCTATCCCGAGGACTGGAACAGGgtgaggtttttcttttgtttttgttttttgattttttttgagagagagagtgagagagagaggcagagggagggatacagagaattccaagcaggctctatactaaAGTGTGGAGTCCTACGTgggcggggctcgatcccacaatgctgggatcatgacctgagctaaaatcaagagtccgatgctcaaaccaaatgagctacccagtgCCCCAAGAGATGTTTTTACTGAAACACCAGCCAGGAACACGTGCTTCAGTGTAGGGCTCGCAAGCACTTATTCTCTATCCATCCAACAAAGATCTGAGCCTAAACTAGAAACTCTCCTGTGCCTGTATGTTTTCCTTGCTGAACAGAATTgcttgtgtatgtatataaatgttatttcctCGTTCCCAACATtagagctccttgaaggcagggaccacCTTTTATATTCACTCAGCAAATCCTCATGAAACCACCGAACGTGCAAATATTTCAGATAATGCAAGTGATGTCATGGGACTCAATGAGGCAGTGTGGCCGGAAGAGAAGGAAAACGCATTATGCTGGCTTCTGAGACACCtgaaaatcctaagcaggatcaAAAGGAGATGCTAGAATTTCACTCCTAACTGATGTGTCTTCCTCCCTGGCTTGAGTGTCCTCAGCGAGGCAGGGCTTTCCTCACCCTTCCAGAGGGGCCCCGTgctcttcatcatcatcatcttcatcagtATCCGTCTCAGAGGAGtcgtcgtcgtcatcatcatcattttcacTGAAGCCCCGTTGAGGTGTCAGCTGCGAGGGC
Proteins encoded in this window:
- the IFT46 gene encoding intraflagellar transport protein 46 homolog yields the protein MADNSSDEYEEENNKEKKKPSQLTPQRGFSENDDDDDDDSSETDTDEDDDDEEHGAPLEGAYDPTDYEHLPVSAEIKELFQYISRYTPQMIDLDHKLKPFIPDFIPAVGDIDAFLKVPRPDGKPDNLGLLVLDEPSTKQSDPTVLSLWLTENSKQHNVTQHMKVKSLEDAEKNPKAIDTWIESISELHRSKPPATVHYTRPMPDIDTLMQEWSPEFEELLGKVSLPTAEIDCSLAEYIDMICAILDIPVYKSRIQSLHLLFSLYSEFKNSQHFKALAEGKKAFTPPSNSASQAGDAETLIFS